A section of the Prochlorococcus sp. MIT 1341 genome encodes:
- a CDS encoding cysteine desulfurase family protein: MLSNLKKQTAENFPIHLDFQATTPCACEVIEAMAPFWSDQWGNASSKQHREGLKAAAAVNLAREKLASWFNVNPKQIIFTSGATEANNLALLGHARAKAKLLKKKGHLITLRTEHHAVLDPMRQLQAEGFELTEIQPEPDGLLKLDKLIQACKKETLIVSIMVANNEIGVIQNTQEIAEICQKKGITFHSDISQAFGNLKTHSHFSGPDLMCLSAHKIYGPKGIGALVMNQEIILEPLHWGGGQENGIRPGTLPVPLIIGLAKAAELAMSGLNERSNRLKMLRNQLWENLKRGTPDLLLNGCLENRLPNNLNFTVTGVSGSQLHRALRRFVSCSSGSACTRGLPSHVLIALGRTKKEAEASLRLSLGRDTTLEEINRASMEISKVIYELRN; the protein is encoded by the coding sequence ATGCTTTCAAACCTGAAAAAACAAACCGCAGAAAACTTTCCTATCCACCTGGACTTTCAAGCGACAACCCCCTGCGCATGTGAAGTAATTGAAGCCATGGCCCCATTTTGGTCAGACCAATGGGGGAATGCATCAAGCAAACAACACCGAGAAGGACTAAAAGCAGCTGCAGCAGTGAATCTAGCTAGAGAAAAACTAGCATCCTGGTTCAATGTCAACCCTAAACAAATCATTTTCACAAGCGGGGCAACTGAAGCAAATAATCTTGCACTATTAGGGCACGCGCGAGCAAAAGCAAAATTGCTGAAAAAAAAAGGACACTTAATTACACTTAGGACAGAACATCATGCCGTTCTAGATCCAATGCGGCAACTCCAAGCAGAAGGGTTTGAATTAACTGAAATTCAACCAGAGCCTGATGGACTTCTAAAGCTAGATAAGCTTATTCAAGCTTGTAAAAAAGAAACCTTGATCGTTAGTATTATGGTGGCAAATAATGAGATAGGGGTAATCCAAAATACACAAGAAATTGCTGAGATTTGTCAAAAAAAAGGTATTACTTTCCATAGCGATATTTCTCAAGCTTTTGGCAATCTCAAAACACATTCACATTTCAGTGGACCTGACTTGATGTGTTTAAGTGCTCACAAAATTTATGGGCCCAAAGGCATAGGAGCCTTAGTAATGAATCAAGAAATTATCTTAGAGCCATTGCATTGGGGAGGGGGTCAAGAAAATGGTATTAGGCCTGGAACACTTCCTGTACCTTTAATCATTGGATTAGCAAAGGCAGCTGAGCTTGCAATGAGTGGCCTAAACGAAAGATCAAATAGATTAAAAATGCTAAGAAACCAACTTTGGGAGAATTTGAAAAGAGGTACTCCTGATTTATTACTAAATGGTTGTTTAGAAAACCGCCTGCCAAATAATCTAAATTTCACTGTAACTGGTGTAAGTGGAAGTCAATTACATCGAGCACTTAGACGTTTTGTTAGCTGCAGTAGCGGTTCAGCATGCACAAGGGGTTTACCATCTCATGTCCTTATAGCTCTTGGAAGAACTAAAAAAGAAGCTGAAGCTTCATTAAGATTAAGTCTAGGCAGAGATACCACCTTGGAAGAAATAAATAGAGCTTCCATGGAAATTAGTAAAGTCATATATGAACTAAGAAATTAA
- the purE gene encoding 5-(carboxyamino)imidazole ribonucleotide mutase produces the protein MSVSSEVVELNPRVAILMGSDSDLSTLKPAVDILNSFGVNCEIRVLSAHRTPLEMVAFANDAKALGFKVIIAGAGGAAHLPGMIASLTSLPVIGVPVQTKSLQGVDSMLSILQMPAGIPVATVAIGGGLNAGLLAIQILSTFDSNLEKKLFAYRQSMHDQVIAKDHRLSELGVLDYLKQM, from the coding sequence CTGTCTGTGTCTTCTGAAGTTGTTGAACTAAATCCCCGGGTTGCCATCTTGATGGGTAGCGATTCTGATTTGTCTACTTTGAAGCCGGCTGTGGATATTTTGAACAGTTTTGGCGTCAATTGTGAGATAAGAGTCCTTTCAGCACATCGGACGCCCTTAGAGATGGTGGCTTTTGCAAATGATGCGAAGGCCCTTGGCTTCAAGGTAATTATTGCTGGTGCTGGAGGTGCGGCTCATTTGCCTGGGATGATTGCTTCATTGACCTCTTTGCCGGTGATCGGTGTACCAGTTCAGACTAAGTCTCTTCAAGGCGTAGATTCTATGCTTTCAATTTTGCAGATGCCTGCAGGCATTCCTGTCGCCACGGTTGCTATTGGTGGGGGTTTGAATGCAGGTTTGTTGGCTATTCAGATCCTTTCTACATTTGATTCTAATTTGGAGAAAAAACTATTTGCATATCGTCAATCGATGCATGATCAAGTGATCGCAAAAGATCACAGGCTATCAGAATTGGGAGTCTTAGATTACCTGAAGCAAATGTAG
- the menC gene encoding o-succinylbenzoate synthase, with translation MDLRFHFKPYSFRLLRPLQTSHGILHKRSGWLIRIQDSLGRCGWGEVSPLGLDDFKECFDLFDVLQSKMTRRSLEDFLMQAPSAFAFGIGAALGELDGLFDYPSDWLEAPESAFLLSKGHQALLDVEVFLKHYSQQTNSLTFKWKVGVESVDEELSILDKLLDILPENIRLRLDANGGWNRAIAKNWANHLRHEERLEWFEQPLPVNDLEGLINLATYVPVALDESLLADTSLRESWFGWQVRRPVIDGDPRPLLNDLKRGRSHRMISTAFETGIGRRWVNHLAAIQHNGPTPTAPGLAPGWFPQDKLFSDNPEIVWQAI, from the coding sequence GTGGATTTAAGATTTCATTTCAAGCCTTATTCATTTCGGTTGCTGAGACCTTTACAAACTTCACATGGCATTCTTCACAAAAGAAGTGGTTGGTTAATTCGTATACAGGATTCTTTGGGGAGATGTGGCTGGGGAGAGGTTTCACCATTGGGTTTAGATGACTTCAAGGAATGTTTTGATTTGTTTGATGTTCTACAGAGCAAAATGACTCGAAGAAGTTTGGAAGATTTTTTAATGCAGGCTCCAAGTGCATTTGCCTTTGGAATCGGCGCGGCATTAGGAGAGCTTGATGGTTTATTTGATTACCCTTCAGATTGGTTAGAAGCTCCAGAGTCTGCATTCCTTTTATCTAAAGGTCATCAGGCTTTGTTAGATGTTGAGGTATTTCTTAAACACTATTCTCAACAAACAAATTCTCTCACTTTTAAATGGAAGGTTGGAGTTGAATCAGTGGATGAGGAGCTTTCTATTTTGGATAAGTTGCTAGACATTCTTCCCGAAAATATTCGTTTGAGACTGGATGCCAATGGTGGTTGGAATAGAGCTATTGCAAAGAATTGGGCTAATCACTTGCGACATGAAGAAAGGTTGGAATGGTTTGAACAACCTTTGCCAGTTAATGACTTGGAGGGCTTAATTAATTTGGCTACATATGTCCCTGTTGCGCTCGATGAGTCTTTGTTAGCAGATACGTCTTTACGGGAATCGTGGTTTGGTTGGCAGGTACGAAGACCAGTTATTGATGGTGATCCTCGCCCCTTATTAAATGATTTAAAACGGGGTAGGTCTCATAGAATGATTAGTACTGCATTTGAGACAGGTATTGGCCGTAGATGGGTGAATCATTTGGCGGCTATACAACACAATGGCCCTACTCCTACCGCTCCAGGCCTTGCACCTGGTTGGTTCCCGCAAGACAAATTGTTTAGCGATAATCCTGAGATTGTTTGGCAAGCAATATGA
- a CDS encoding NAD(P)H-quinone oxidoreductase subunit H, giving the protein MTQLETRTEPMVVNFGPHHPSMHGVLRLVVTLDGEDVLDCEPVIGYLHRGMEKIAENRTNVMFVPYVSRMDYAAGMFYEAIVVNAPERLANISVPKRASYIRVLMLELNRIANHLLWLGPFLADVGAQTPFFYIFREREMIYDLWEAATGQRLINNNYFRIGGVASDLPWGWLEKCKDFCNWFGPKIDEYEKLITNNPIFRKRIEGLGTITKEEAINWSLSGPMLRASGIPWDLRKVDHYECYDDFEWDVPWEKEGDCYARYRVRIAEMRQSLKILQQASEMIPGGPTENLEAKKMLEGKKSLFAGFDYQYIAKKVAPTFKIPNGELYTRLESGKGEIGVFLQGNNDVTPWRFKIRAADLNNLQILPHILKGAKVADIMAILGSIDVIMGSVDR; this is encoded by the coding sequence ATGACGCAGCTTGAAACGCGAACAGAACCCATGGTCGTGAACTTCGGGCCCCATCACCCATCAATGCATGGAGTCCTTCGCCTGGTAGTTACCCTGGACGGCGAAGATGTTCTGGACTGTGAACCTGTCATTGGATACCTCCATCGAGGAATGGAAAAAATTGCTGAGAACAGAACAAATGTAATGTTCGTTCCCTATGTGAGTCGAATGGACTATGCCGCTGGGATGTTTTATGAAGCAATTGTTGTTAATGCGCCAGAGCGCTTAGCAAATATTTCTGTTCCCAAGCGAGCAAGTTATATACGTGTCTTAATGCTTGAGCTCAACCGAATAGCTAACCATCTCCTTTGGCTTGGCCCTTTTCTTGCTGATGTTGGAGCTCAAACCCCATTCTTTTATATTTTTAGAGAGCGAGAAATGATTTATGACTTATGGGAAGCAGCTACTGGGCAAAGATTAATAAATAACAACTATTTCCGAATAGGGGGTGTTGCAAGTGATTTGCCTTGGGGATGGCTTGAAAAATGCAAAGACTTTTGCAATTGGTTTGGCCCGAAAATTGATGAATATGAAAAGTTAATTACTAATAATCCAATTTTCCGCAAAAGGATCGAAGGGTTAGGAACAATAACCAAAGAGGAAGCTATTAACTGGAGTCTTTCTGGCCCAATGCTAAGAGCCTCTGGCATACCCTGGGATTTAAGGAAGGTAGATCATTACGAATGCTATGACGATTTTGAATGGGATGTCCCCTGGGAGAAGGAAGGAGATTGTTATGCAAGATATCGAGTAAGAATTGCAGAGATGCGCCAATCACTGAAAATTCTCCAACAAGCTTCCGAAATGATCCCTGGTGGGCCAACTGAAAACCTAGAAGCCAAAAAGATGTTAGAAGGCAAAAAAAGTTTATTTGCGGGCTTTGACTACCAATACATTGCTAAGAAAGTTGCTCCCACATTTAAAATTCCAAATGGGGAGCTATACACCCGCCTTGAGTCTGGTAAAGGAGAAATCGGGGTTTTCTTACAAGGAAACAATGACGTAACACCTTGGCGGTTCAAGATCCGTGCCGCAGACCTCAATAATTTGCAAATTTTGCCTCACATCCTTAAAGGAGCAAAAGTCGCAGATATTATGGCCATTCTTGGTTCTATTGACGTAATCATGGGGTCGGTTGACCGCTAA
- a CDS encoding acyl-CoA thioesterase — MKQNPETWLVLKRTARFGDTDAAGVMHFHQLLRWCHEAWEESLETYGIQSNEIFPSSQLGEDIHPVGLPVVHCQASFRGPIYTGDELIVIIKPMQLNPNSFEITTTFNMQGKTLAIGLIRHMAIHPDTRQRIEMPDKIQKWLEASYVNHGPTPT; from the coding sequence TTGAAGCAAAACCCCGAAACCTGGCTTGTTTTAAAACGAACTGCACGATTTGGTGATACCGACGCCGCAGGAGTCATGCACTTTCATCAGCTACTACGGTGGTGTCATGAAGCATGGGAAGAAAGCCTTGAAACTTACGGAATACAAAGTAATGAGATCTTCCCGTCATCTCAACTGGGTGAAGATATTCACCCAGTTGGCTTGCCCGTAGTTCACTGCCAAGCCAGCTTTAGAGGTCCAATCTATACAGGTGATGAGTTAATCGTCATAATCAAACCCATGCAATTAAACCCAAACAGTTTTGAAATAACAACGACTTTCAATATGCAGGGAAAGACTTTGGCTATTGGATTGATTCGACATATGGCTATCCATCCTGACACTCGTCAACGCATAGAAATGCCTGACAAGATTCAAAAGTGGTTAGAAGCCTCGTATGTAAACCATGGGCCAACTCCGACTTGA
- the menA gene encoding 2-carboxy-1,4-naphthoquinone phytyltransferase: protein MQDHKAVVSLHALKSEKVRLWRAAIKWPLYSVAVMPVLLAAGWRFGAGDFVRIDHLFGFLLASVLLLLWENLTNDLFDDETGVDEFAKPHSVVKLLGERGMVGRLAYCALLLGLLIIFTLAWRSSFAVFGLVLFSCFLGYLYQGPPFRLGYKGLGEPLCWLAFGPFATAAALLVLAPISINESVVPWALSLGLGSGPALATTLVLFCSHFHQVDEDAAHGKRSPLVRLGTRRAARLVPWFLFAIFAVELLPVFLGKWPITSLLGFLGLPSGIKLIRLLHAYHDQPEKISGCKFLALRFQALNGLGLSIGFALARFFEFGLLRIG from the coding sequence ATGCAAGACCATAAGGCTGTTGTATCCCTTCATGCGTTGAAGTCAGAAAAAGTTCGCCTTTGGAGGGCTGCAATTAAGTGGCCTTTGTACTCTGTTGCTGTGATGCCAGTACTTTTGGCGGCTGGTTGGCGCTTCGGGGCAGGTGATTTTGTCCGAATTGATCATTTGTTTGGATTTCTGCTTGCTTCGGTCCTTTTATTGCTTTGGGAAAACTTAACTAATGATCTTTTTGATGATGAAACAGGTGTAGATGAATTTGCTAAACCGCATTCGGTCGTAAAACTTCTAGGTGAAAGAGGGATGGTTGGGCGTCTGGCTTATTGCGCACTGCTTTTAGGTTTGCTCATTATTTTCACTTTGGCATGGAGAAGTAGCTTCGCAGTATTTGGACTGGTTTTGTTTAGTTGCTTTTTGGGATATCTTTATCAAGGCCCCCCCTTTCGATTGGGTTATAAAGGGCTAGGGGAGCCTCTTTGTTGGCTTGCATTCGGACCCTTTGCTACTGCAGCGGCATTACTAGTTTTAGCTCCTATCTCAATCAATGAATCGGTAGTGCCGTGGGCGTTATCTCTCGGATTGGGATCGGGACCTGCTCTTGCAACAACTCTTGTTTTGTTTTGTTCGCATTTTCATCAGGTTGATGAAGATGCTGCTCATGGTAAAAGATCACCTTTGGTTCGTTTGGGTACAAGGCGTGCGGCGAGACTTGTTCCATGGTTTTTGTTTGCAATATTTGCTGTGGAATTGCTGCCAGTCTTTTTGGGCAAATGGCCTATTACTTCTTTGTTAGGGTTTTTGGGATTGCCTTCAGGAATTAAATTAATACGCTTATTACATGCCTATCACGATCAACCTGAGAAGATAAGTGGATGTAAGTTTTTAGCATTGAGATTTCAGGCTCTTAATGGTTTGGGTTTAAGTATTGGCTTTGCTTTGGCTCGTTTTTTTGAGTTTGGCTTACTAAGAATTGGTTGA
- the rsmH gene encoding 16S rRNA (cytosine(1402)-N(4))-methyltransferase RsmH translates to MPENLSSSYSAFQHLPVLGDEIMEIISKLPLKLFEDSLLIDSTLGGGGHSELLLRAYPTLRLVGLDQDPAARVAAAERLRPFADRVEIVATNFADFMPTEKAAIVLADLGVSSPQLDSAERGFSFKRNGPLDMRMNPETLLTAADLIDQVSEKELADIIYSYGEERLSRRIARRIKKDLQLHGQYDGTAALAYSVAGCFPKKIRHGRIHPATKTFQALRIAVNDELKTLDRFLSKIPDWLVEGGLACVISFHSLEDRPVKKVFREDDRFDPLMRKPLKASKDEVAINPRSRSAKCRMARRVNCVS, encoded by the coding sequence ATGCCAGAAAACTTATCTTCGTCTTATTCGGCATTTCAACACCTTCCTGTCTTAGGTGATGAGATCATGGAAATCATTTCCAAATTGCCTTTAAAACTCTTTGAAGACAGTCTTTTAATAGATTCCACACTTGGAGGTGGAGGCCATTCTGAACTTCTTTTAAGGGCTTATCCCACATTGCGTTTGGTGGGGCTTGATCAAGATCCTGCAGCGCGGGTTGCTGCTGCTGAGCGTTTAAGACCTTTTGCGGACCGTGTCGAAATAGTTGCAACAAATTTTGCTGACTTTATGCCAACCGAGAAGGCTGCAATTGTTCTTGCTGATTTGGGTGTAAGTAGCCCACAGTTGGATAGTGCTGAAAGAGGATTTAGTTTTAAACGTAATGGGCCATTAGATATGCGAATGAACCCTGAAACGTTATTAACTGCAGCCGATTTGATCGATCAGGTCAGTGAAAAAGAACTTGCAGATATTATTTACTCATACGGAGAGGAGCGCCTATCTCGAAGAATTGCTAGGCGCATTAAAAAAGATCTTCAGTTGCATGGTCAATATGATGGAACTGCAGCATTGGCATATTCAGTTGCTGGTTGCTTTCCAAAAAAAATTCGTCATGGTCGAATTCATCCAGCTACGAAAACTTTTCAGGCTTTGCGAATAGCTGTTAATGATGAATTAAAGACTCTTGATCGTTTTCTAAGCAAAATCCCTGACTGGCTTGTTGAAGGTGGATTAGCTTGTGTCATTAGTTTTCACTCATTAGAAGATAGACCTGTCAAGAAGGTGTTTCGGGAGGATGATCGTTTCGACCCATTAATGCGTAAGCCACTGAAAGCAAGCAAAGATGAGGTTGCTATTAACCCTCGCAGTAGGTCCGCAAAGTGCAGGATGGCAAGAAGAGTTAATTGTGTCTCATAG
- the bchM gene encoding magnesium protoporphyrin IX methyltransferase, which produces MSNEQLNKLKEAEKKEVAKYFNEMGFERWNRIYSESNDVNRVQRNIRIGHQKTVDDVLSWLQKTEKLNEVSFCDAGCGVGSLSLPLALMGAGHIYASDISQAMIEETKKRATLEGIDLKKINFKKSDLESLSGNFHTVICLDVLIHYPQEAAEEMVRHLCSLTEERLIISFAPYTLFLATLKKIGQLFPGPSKTTRAYTLREKGITKMANRCGFNVKRTKLNTAPFYFSKLIEFKKA; this is translated from the coding sequence ATGAGCAACGAACAACTAAACAAGCTCAAGGAAGCTGAAAAAAAAGAAGTCGCTAAATACTTCAACGAAATGGGCTTTGAAAGATGGAATCGCATTTACAGTGAAAGCAATGATGTAAATAGAGTTCAGCGGAATATACGAATAGGTCACCAAAAAACAGTTGACGATGTTCTGTCTTGGCTACAAAAAACTGAAAAACTAAATGAAGTAAGCTTCTGTGACGCAGGTTGCGGAGTTGGCAGCTTGTCTCTTCCACTCGCATTGATGGGAGCTGGCCACATCTATGCCAGCGATATTTCACAAGCAATGATTGAAGAAACCAAAAAGCGTGCAACCCTGGAAGGAATAGACCTCAAGAAAATCAATTTCAAAAAATCAGATCTTGAAAGCCTTTCGGGAAATTTCCATACAGTCATTTGCCTCGATGTACTAATACATTATCCACAGGAAGCTGCTGAAGAAATGGTTCGGCATCTTTGTTCTCTTACAGAAGAAAGGCTAATTATTAGTTTTGCACCATATACACTTTTTCTTGCCACACTAAAAAAAATAGGTCAACTATTTCCTGGCCCAAGCAAAACAACAAGAGCTTATACCCTGCGCGAGAAAGGAATCACAAAAATGGCAAATCGTTGTGGTTTTAACGTAAAGCGTACAAAATTAAATACAGCTCCATTTTATTTCTCTAAGCTTATTGAATTCAAAAAGGCTTAA
- a CDS encoding response regulator transcription factor gives MIDSPTENSEAIKPSRLLLVDDEPGLRTAVQAYLQDEGFEVTTAVDGEEGWQKAQQMLPDLVISDVMMPRCDGYELLKRLRDDERLGGTPVIFLTAKGMTIDRTQGYQAGVDDYIPKPFDPEELVARVRNVVRRQDRLLAEAARFADADVGQMAKQITEIKSLLSKGDASSSKGGVIHNFTPREASVLQLVAEGLMNKEIARQLETSIRNVEKYVSRLFNKTGTSSRTELVRYALEKNLVD, from the coding sequence ATGATTGATTCACCTACTGAGAATTCTGAGGCTATAAAGCCAAGTCGATTATTGCTTGTTGATGATGAACCAGGCTTACGAACAGCTGTACAGGCATATTTACAAGATGAAGGCTTTGAAGTGACTACCGCTGTGGATGGTGAGGAAGGTTGGCAGAAGGCTCAGCAAATGCTTCCTGATCTTGTGATTAGTGATGTGATGATGCCTAGATGTGATGGCTATGAGTTGTTGAAACGCTTGCGGGATGATGAACGTCTTGGAGGAACACCAGTCATTTTCCTTACAGCAAAGGGAATGACAATTGATCGAACCCAAGGTTATCAAGCTGGTGTTGATGATTACATACCAAAACCTTTTGATCCGGAAGAATTAGTTGCACGTGTTCGCAATGTTGTGAGGAGACAAGATCGATTACTTGCGGAAGCAGCGCGTTTCGCAGATGCCGATGTTGGTCAAATGGCAAAGCAAATCACAGAAATCAAATCTTTACTTTCTAAAGGAGATGCTTCTAGCAGTAAGGGAGGGGTGATTCATAACTTTACACCTCGAGAAGCAAGTGTCTTACAATTAGTAGCAGAAGGTTTGATGAATAAGGAGATAGCAAGGCAGCTTGAAACATCAATTCGGAATGTAGAAAAGTATGTGAGCCGCTTGTTTAACAAGACTGGAACTTCAAGTCGTACGGAGTTAGTTCGTTATGCTCTTGAAAAGAATTTGGTTGATTAA
- a CDS encoding AMP-binding protein: MSNLVLLECNPKHINLCIEKLFKELKNGSWVHLLPYPATNRLITRDCLPLGPGVVVASGGSSGSRKYCLQPCRHLDRSANATASWLGDLGINPKDCVIFNPLPLHHVSGLMPLWRSKSWGVKYVSLSRELMHDPALLEEFCRVEEKDSLKPRLLSLVPTQLARLMSDPFGMKWLKRFSVIWVGGDKLSKSLEELARLEGLLLAPCYGSTETAAMVTALSPKDFLAGKTGCGSPLSDVELRLSNDGTLLIRTSRLAISSFTEHGVQKPCSIDGWWRSADKAQLEEFTNKVSLKIIGRIDFAVHSGGETVFPEQLEQRLFKLVREASLPIENLLLLPKKDDEWGHRLAGLVRLNQEQCSYTPKVLFQKLFGLIEDWLPAEKPTAWYLCPSLSRTEAGKWDRAKWMIWLRENS; encoded by the coding sequence ATGAGTAATTTAGTTCTACTTGAATGTAATCCAAAGCATATAAACCTCTGTATTGAGAAGCTTTTTAAAGAGCTTAAAAATGGTTCTTGGGTTCATTTGTTGCCATACCCCGCTACTAACCGCTTGATTACCAGGGATTGTTTACCTTTAGGCCCTGGTGTCGTAGTGGCGAGTGGTGGTAGCTCTGGTTCTAGGAAGTATTGTTTGCAGCCTTGTAGGCATTTAGATCGCTCAGCTAACGCTACCGCAAGCTGGCTTGGCGATCTGGGAATCAATCCTAAAGACTGTGTGATTTTTAATCCTTTGCCCCTTCACCATGTCAGTGGCTTAATGCCATTGTGGAGGAGTAAATCTTGGGGAGTTAAATACGTCTCGCTTTCGCGAGAATTAATGCATGATCCAGCTTTGCTGGAAGAGTTTTGTCGCGTTGAAGAAAAGGACTCTTTAAAACCTCGTCTTCTTTCTTTGGTCCCTACCCAGTTGGCACGCTTGATGTCTGACCCCTTTGGGATGAAGTGGTTAAAACGATTTTCTGTTATATGGGTAGGGGGGGATAAGCTTTCGAAAAGTTTGGAAGAATTAGCGAGATTGGAAGGGTTGCTTCTAGCTCCCTGTTATGGATCTACTGAGACTGCGGCTATGGTAACTGCACTTTCCCCGAAGGATTTTTTGGCAGGTAAAACAGGTTGTGGGAGTCCTTTGAGTGATGTTGAGTTACGTTTGTCGAATGATGGGACTTTATTGATACGTACTTCCAGGTTGGCAATTAGCAGTTTTACAGAGCATGGTGTGCAGAAACCCTGTTCTATTGATGGATGGTGGCGATCCGCTGATAAAGCTCAGTTGGAAGAGTTTACTAATAAGGTAAGTTTGAAGATCATTGGGCGAATAGATTTTGCTGTTCACTCTGGAGGTGAAACTGTTTTTCCAGAGCAATTGGAGCAACGATTATTTAAACTTGTAAGAGAAGCAAGTTTGCCAATTGAAAACTTGTTGCTTTTGCCCAAAAAAGATGATGAGTGGGGACATAGGTTGGCAGGATTGGTGCGCTTGAATCAAGAGCAATGTTCCTATACACCTAAAGTGTTGTTCCAAAAGTTGTTTGGACTTATCGAAGATTGGTTGCCTGCAGAGAAACCTACTGCTTGGTATCTATGCCCGAGTCTTTCTCGTACCGAAGCTGGCAAATGGGATCGAGCTAAATGGATGATCTGGTTACGTGAGAACTCTTAA
- the nagA gene encoding N-acetylglucosamine-6-phosphate deacetylase, with amino-acid sequence MRRIINVKLPEGSRNSSLNSLWWIGLNSENKIIQIQPMSNEEHEIEGENWEKDFLSPMGIDLQINGGMGISFNQLTEKQLPNLLKLLDMLWQDGIEFICPTLITCETNQLRTSLAILQKAREQHSPNRCKLLGAHLEGPFISKRRIGAHPERDISSPNLQELEKRIQGFEKEIQMMTLAPELPGAKDVIKQLHSKKIISCLGHSEANKTDAEIAFNNGITMITHTFNAMKGLHHREPGPIGAAIEHGNIALGLIADGVHINPLIASMLHKLAPRKLVLVSDALPAYGLENSNYFWGEKELIIREGTCFIKNGPLAGTRLSLLEGCKNLASWIHNPSAAIWSATIAPREVIWGEMSISKLLIGQSLSRLLRWRQKNANCALNWQQAA; translated from the coding sequence ATGCGTCGGATCATCAATGTCAAACTTCCAGAAGGCAGCAGGAACTCCTCTCTGAACTCCCTGTGGTGGATTGGCCTAAATAGCGAAAACAAGATAATTCAGATTCAACCTATGTCAAACGAAGAGCATGAAATCGAAGGTGAAAACTGGGAAAAAGACTTTCTGAGCCCTATGGGTATAGACCTTCAAATCAATGGAGGAATGGGTATTAGCTTCAATCAACTAACCGAAAAACAACTTCCAAACCTACTAAAGCTGCTTGATATGCTTTGGCAAGATGGAATCGAATTCATATGTCCAACATTAATAACCTGTGAGACGAATCAATTACGCACATCTCTAGCTATTTTACAAAAAGCAAGAGAACAACACTCTCCAAATCGCTGCAAATTATTAGGTGCCCATCTCGAAGGGCCCTTCATTTCTAAAAGACGGATTGGAGCACACCCTGAAAGGGATATCTCCTCTCCAAACCTTCAAGAACTGGAAAAGAGAATTCAAGGTTTTGAAAAAGAAATCCAAATGATGACCCTTGCACCTGAGCTACCAGGAGCGAAAGATGTAATAAAGCAATTACATTCAAAAAAAATAATTAGTTGTCTGGGGCACTCAGAAGCTAATAAAACTGATGCCGAAATAGCCTTCAATAATGGGATCACCATGATCACCCATACTTTCAATGCGATGAAAGGGCTTCACCATCGAGAACCTGGTCCTATAGGAGCTGCTATTGAACATGGAAATATTGCCTTAGGACTTATTGCAGATGGAGTACACATAAATCCCTTAATAGCATCAATGTTGCACAAACTGGCCCCACGAAAATTAGTTCTTGTAAGTGACGCTCTCCCCGCCTATGGATTAGAAAATTCCAACTACTTCTGGGGAGAAAAAGAATTAATAATTCGTGAAGGCACATGCTTCATCAAAAATGGCCCTCTAGCAGGGACAAGATTGTCCCTGCTAGAGGGCTGCAAAAATCTTGCAAGTTGGATTCACAACCCTTCCGCTGCAATTTGGTCAGCCACAATTGCTCCTAGAGAAGTTATATGGGGTGAAATGTCAATATCTAAACTTCTTATAGGCCAATCCTTGAGTAGACTTCTACGTTGGCGACAGAAAAACGCTAATTGCGCATTGAATTGGCAACAAGCTGCGTAA